The following are encoded together in the Mycolicibacterium arabiense genome:
- a CDS encoding WhiB family transcriptional regulator: MHDGEWQGPRPLVEEWEWQHRGSCRRLPPEVFFPEDSGRTGLRAREERAKQICLDCPVLDRCREHALSVRETYGVWGAMSARDRAKALAARAG, translated from the coding sequence ATGCACGACGGCGAATGGCAGGGTCCACGACCGCTGGTCGAGGAATGGGAGTGGCAGCACCGGGGGAGCTGCCGCCGTCTGCCGCCCGAGGTGTTCTTCCCCGAGGATTCCGGGCGGACGGGTCTGCGGGCGAGGGAGGAACGCGCGAAGCAGATCTGCCTCGACTGCCCGGTGCTGGACCGCTGCCGCGAGCATGCGCTGTCGGTGCGGGAGACGTACGGCGTGTGGGGCGCCATGTCGGCGCGCGACCGGGCGAAGGCGTTGGCGGCGCGCGCGGGTTGA
- a CDS encoding LLM class flavin-dependent oxidoreductase — MSTAPFHLAVALDGTGWHPASWREADARPLDLLTARYWADLVAEAERGLLDFVTIEDGLIPQYDDPLHADDRTDRVRGRLDAVLTAARVAPLTRHIGLVPTAIVTHTEPFHLSKAIATLDYVSSGRAGVRVQVTTSPEAARHFGRREAPSGADALGEAADYVEVLRRLWDSWEDDAEIRDVATGRFIDRKKLHYIDFEGATFSVRGPSITPRPPQGQPIVAALGHGDPAYDLVAGSADLGFVTPRDASQARAIVDAITTRRPASLEPARVFADVEVTLDRDDAAAHARRSRLDDRAGDRPPSDAHSFVGTPAGLADLLQDWHGAGLSGFRLRPATLPHDLTQIVDGLVPQLQRRGLFHEQYSARTLRDAFALPRPVNRYADA; from the coding sequence GTGTCCACTGCGCCGTTTCACCTCGCCGTCGCGCTCGACGGCACCGGATGGCACCCCGCGTCGTGGCGTGAGGCCGACGCCAGGCCCCTCGATCTGCTGACCGCCCGATATTGGGCCGACCTCGTCGCCGAAGCCGAGCGCGGTCTGCTGGACTTCGTCACGATCGAAGACGGTCTGATCCCGCAGTACGACGATCCGCTGCATGCCGACGACCGCACCGACCGCGTCCGCGGCCGACTGGACGCCGTGCTGACCGCGGCCAGGGTGGCCCCGCTGACCCGTCACATCGGCCTCGTCCCGACCGCGATCGTCACGCACACCGAGCCGTTCCACCTGTCGAAGGCCATCGCGACGCTCGACTACGTCAGCAGCGGCCGCGCGGGGGTCCGCGTGCAGGTCACCACCAGCCCCGAAGCGGCACGGCACTTCGGGCGACGCGAAGCGCCCTCCGGTGCCGACGCGCTCGGAGAAGCGGCCGACTACGTCGAGGTGTTGCGTCGGCTGTGGGACAGCTGGGAGGACGACGCCGAGATCCGCGACGTCGCAACCGGCCGGTTCATCGACCGAAAGAAGTTGCATTACATCGACTTCGAGGGCGCGACGTTCTCGGTGCGGGGACCGTCGATCACGCCGCGGCCGCCACAGGGTCAACCGATCGTGGCCGCCCTCGGCCACGGCGACCCTGCCTACGACCTCGTTGCGGGCAGCGCCGACCTCGGTTTCGTCACCCCTCGCGACGCCTCGCAGGCACGGGCCATCGTCGACGCCATCACCACCCGCCGGCCGGCGAGTCTCGAACCGGCGCGGGTGTTCGCCGACGTCGAGGTGACCCTCGACCGCGACGACGCCGCGGCCCACGCGCGGCGCTCACGCCTCGACGACCGTGCCGGTGACCGACCACCGAGCGATGCCCACTCGTTCGTGGGCACCCCGGCCGGGCTGGCCGACCTCCTGCAGGACTGGCACGGCGCCGGCCTCTCGGGCTTCCGGTTGCGGCCTGCGACGCTGCCCCACGACTTGACGCAGATCGTCGACGGACTGGTCCCGCAGCTGCAGCGGCGCGGGCTGTTCCACGAGCAGTACTCGGCGCGCACGCTCCGCGACGCGTTCGCACTCCCCCGGCCCGTCAACCGCTATGCCGACGCCTGA
- a CDS encoding NtaA/DmoA family FMN-dependent monooxygenase (This protein belongs to a clade of FMN-dependent monooxygenases, within a broader family of flavin-dependent oxidoreductases, the luciferase-like monooxygenase (LMM) family, some of whose members use coenzyme F420 rather than FMN.), with translation MTKPTKQIHLAAHFPGVNNTTVWSDPESGSHIEFDSFVRFAQTAERGKFDFMFLAEGLRLREQGGEIYDLDVVGRPDTFTVLTALAAVTERLGLTGTINSTFNEPYEVARQFASLDHLSDGRAAWNVVTSWDAFTGENFRRGGFLSEDQRYERAESFLEAAHTLFDSWRGDEIVADKDSGTFLSDPHAGEFSYQSDHFDIGGRFNVPRSPQGRPVIFQAGDSDRGREFAASTADAIFSRHGTLEQGQAFFADVKGRLAKYGRRDDELLILPAATFVLGDTDAEAADIAHDVRLAQVSPATAIKFLEQLWNRDLSDHDPDGPLPTVDPMVGENTIAKGRASVRMHRDPIAVANEWRAKAEAEHLTTRELIIEVTGRQNFIGSAATIAESMNHLVQSDASDGFILVPHVTPGGLDPFVDQVVPLLQERGVFRTDYAGTTLRDHLGLGHPARRVSSGV, from the coding sequence ATGACCAAGCCCACGAAGCAGATTCACCTCGCCGCCCACTTTCCCGGCGTCAACAACACCACCGTGTGGAGTGACCCGGAGTCGGGCAGCCACATCGAGTTCGACTCGTTCGTACGGTTCGCGCAGACCGCAGAACGAGGCAAGTTCGACTTCATGTTCCTCGCCGAGGGGCTGCGGCTCCGCGAGCAGGGCGGCGAGATCTACGACCTGGACGTGGTCGGGAGACCGGACACCTTCACCGTGCTCACCGCGCTCGCCGCCGTCACCGAACGCCTCGGCCTGACCGGAACGATCAACTCCACGTTCAACGAACCGTACGAGGTGGCGCGGCAATTCGCGTCACTGGATCATCTCTCCGACGGTCGAGCCGCGTGGAACGTCGTCACGTCGTGGGATGCGTTCACCGGCGAGAACTTCCGCCGGGGTGGATTCCTCTCCGAGGATCAGCGGTACGAACGCGCCGAGAGCTTCCTCGAAGCCGCGCACACGCTGTTCGACTCCTGGCGGGGAGACGAGATCGTCGCCGACAAGGACTCCGGGACCTTTCTGTCCGACCCCCATGCAGGCGAATTCAGCTACCAGAGCGACCACTTCGACATCGGCGGCCGGTTCAACGTCCCGCGCAGCCCCCAGGGCAGACCGGTGATCTTCCAAGCGGGTGACTCCGATCGCGGGCGCGAGTTCGCCGCGTCGACCGCCGACGCGATCTTCTCGCGACACGGCACCCTCGAGCAGGGCCAGGCGTTCTTCGCCGACGTCAAGGGACGCCTCGCCAAGTACGGTCGCCGCGACGACGAACTACTGATCCTGCCCGCGGCGACCTTCGTCCTCGGCGACACCGACGCCGAGGCCGCCGACATCGCGCACGACGTACGGCTGGCACAGGTGTCGCCCGCGACGGCGATCAAGTTCCTCGAGCAACTGTGGAACCGCGACCTGTCCGATCACGACCCCGACGGTCCGCTGCCGACCGTCGACCCGATGGTCGGTGAAAACACCATCGCCAAGGGCCGTGCCAGCGTCCGCATGCACCGCGACCCCATCGCGGTCGCCAATGAGTGGCGCGCGAAGGCCGAGGCCGAGCACCTGACCACCCGGGAGTTGATCATCGAGGTGACGGGCAGGCAGAACTTCATCGGCTCGGCCGCCACCATCGCCGAGTCCATGAATCACCTGGTTCAGTCCGACGCGAGCGACGGCTTCATCCTGGTCCCGCACGTGACGCCCGGCGGCCTCGACCCGTTCGTCGACCAGGTGGTGCCCCTTCTGCAGGAGCGCGGCGTGTTCCGCACCGACTACGCAGGCACCACGTTGCGCGACCATCTCGGCCTCGGTCACCCGGCTCGACGCGTCTCGAGCGGCGTCTGA
- a CDS encoding VOC family protein has translation MIGRLRTVVVDCPDPRALADFYAGLIGGEINATESEDDWVVLNEPSGTRLAFQRSPEHEPPSFPDPHASQQFHLDVRVEDPDEAEQQALALGAARIPGVGNEIDDPFRVFRDPAGHTFCLVWGVQD, from the coding sequence ATGATCGGAAGACTTCGCACCGTCGTCGTGGACTGCCCTGACCCTCGCGCTCTCGCCGACTTCTACGCCGGGCTCATCGGCGGGGAGATCAACGCCACGGAGTCCGAGGACGACTGGGTGGTCCTCAACGAGCCCAGCGGAACTCGGCTGGCGTTTCAACGCTCACCGGAGCACGAACCGCCGAGCTTCCCCGACCCGCACGCGTCCCAGCAGTTCCACCTCGACGTCCGGGTCGAGGACCCCGACGAGGCCGAGCAGCAGGCGCTTGCCCTCGGCGCCGCCCGGATCCCGGGCGTCGGAAACGAGATCGACGACCCGTTCCGGGTGTTCCGGGATCCGGCCGGCCACACGTTCTGTCTGGTGTGGGGCGTGCAGGACTGA
- a CDS encoding LLM class F420-dependent oxidoreductase, producing the protein MAKIGYFLSCEQFGPKELIDQAKRAEAAGFEALWISDHFHPWNDEQGQSPFVWGVIGALSEATSLPVTTGVTCPTVRIHPAIIAQAAATAAVQLDGRFVLGVGTGEALNEHILGDPWPSVGVRLEMLEEAVDVIRKLHEGKEISHHGLHYEVQEARIYTLPEQPVPIYVSGFGPQAAEFAGRLGDGFCTTMPDADLINTFRKAGGGDKPVQAGTKVSWDRDPDAGLDAAHRLWANESLPGQLAQTLPRPKDFEDAMSLVPREKVGESVTCGPDPDAHAQQIRPYLEAGVDEVYVQQIGPDLEGFFGSWERDVLPQLRG; encoded by the coding sequence ATGGCGAAGATCGGATACTTCCTGTCCTGTGAACAGTTCGGCCCCAAGGAGCTGATCGACCAAGCGAAGCGAGCCGAAGCGGCCGGTTTCGAGGCGCTGTGGATTTCGGACCACTTCCATCCATGGAACGACGAGCAGGGGCAGAGCCCGTTCGTCTGGGGCGTCATCGGTGCGTTGTCCGAGGCGACGTCGCTACCGGTGACCACCGGCGTCACGTGCCCGACCGTGCGCATCCATCCCGCGATCATCGCGCAGGCCGCCGCGACCGCCGCCGTGCAGCTCGACGGCCGGTTCGTGCTCGGCGTGGGGACCGGTGAGGCCCTCAACGAGCACATCCTCGGTGACCCGTGGCCGTCGGTCGGCGTGCGGCTGGAGATGCTCGAGGAGGCCGTCGACGTCATCCGAAAGCTGCACGAGGGCAAGGAGATCAGCCACCACGGCCTGCACTACGAGGTGCAGGAGGCGCGCATCTACACGCTGCCGGAGCAGCCGGTTCCGATCTACGTGTCGGGCTTCGGGCCCCAGGCTGCCGAGTTCGCGGGCCGCCTCGGCGATGGCTTCTGCACGACCATGCCGGACGCGGACCTGATCAACACGTTCCGAAAGGCGGGCGGCGGTGACAAGCCCGTGCAGGCCGGTACGAAGGTCAGCTGGGACCGCGATCCCGACGCGGGTCTCGACGCCGCCCACCGCCTCTGGGCCAACGAGAGTCTGCCCGGTCAGCTCGCCCAGACCCTGCCGCGTCCCAAGGACTTCGAGGATGCGATGAGCCTGGTGCCGCGCGAGAAGGTAGGCGAATCGGTCACCTGCGGGCCCGACCCGGACGCCCACGCCCAGCAGATCCGGCCGTACCTCGAGGCGGGTGTCGACGAGGTTTACGTGCAGCAGATCGGCCCGGATCTGGAGGGCTTCTTCGGCAGTTGGGAGCGCGACGTCCTGCCGCAACTGCGGGGCTGA
- a CDS encoding fatty acyl-AMP ligase, producing MSSFTETMFNNARNSTNGMVTGEPDEPVRHTWIQVHERARRIAGGLAAAGVGRGSALAVLAGAPVEIAPTAQGIWMRGASLTMLHQPTPRTDLVRWAEETMAVIDMIDAAAVIVSDLFMPAAPLLAGQGITVLTIADLLGHDPVDPLPTGDDDIALMQLTSGSTGSPKAVQITHANVVANAEAMIVGCDFDIDTDVIVSWLPCFHDMGMTGYLTVPMYYGAELVKVTPMDFLRDTLLWAKLIHRYRGTMTAAPNFAYNLFAKRLRRQAIPGEYDLSSLRWALSGAEQVDPLDVEDLCDAGAPFGLRPEAIIPAYGMAETTVAVSFSECGGGMVVEEVDADLLAVLHRAVPATKGHTRRLVSLGKPLKGIEVRIVDEEDAVVSARGVGVIEVRGAPVTKGYTTVAGFIGAQNEQGWYDTGDLGYLTEDGEIVVCGRLKDVIIMAGKNIYPTDIERAAVRVDGVRPGCAVAVRLNAGHKRETFAVAVESAAFDDHDEVRRIEREVAHQVFAEVDVRPRNVVVLEPGTIPKTPSGKLRRAHALSLVD from the coding sequence GTGAGCAGTTTCACCGAGACCATGTTCAACAACGCCCGCAACAGCACGAATGGGATGGTTACGGGCGAGCCCGATGAACCGGTGCGGCACACCTGGATTCAGGTGCACGAGCGCGCCCGCCGCATCGCCGGTGGCCTTGCTGCCGCGGGTGTCGGGCGCGGCAGTGCCCTCGCCGTCCTGGCCGGTGCACCCGTCGAGATCGCGCCGACGGCCCAAGGCATCTGGATGCGCGGTGCGAGCCTTACGATGCTGCACCAGCCGACACCCCGCACCGATCTCGTCCGGTGGGCCGAGGAGACCATGGCGGTCATCGACATGATCGACGCCGCCGCGGTGATCGTCTCGGATCTGTTCATGCCCGCGGCTCCGCTGCTCGCCGGGCAGGGCATCACCGTGCTGACGATCGCCGACCTGCTGGGCCACGACCCGGTCGATCCACTTCCCACCGGTGACGACGACATCGCGCTGATGCAGCTGACCTCGGGATCGACCGGATCTCCCAAGGCGGTGCAGATCACCCATGCCAACGTGGTCGCCAACGCCGAGGCGATGATCGTCGGCTGCGACTTCGACATCGACACCGACGTGATCGTCAGCTGGCTGCCGTGTTTTCACGACATGGGCATGACCGGGTATCTGACCGTGCCGATGTACTACGGCGCCGAGCTGGTCAAGGTCACTCCGATGGACTTCCTGCGCGACACGCTGTTGTGGGCCAAGCTCATTCACCGGTACCGGGGCACGATGACCGCTGCGCCCAACTTCGCCTACAACCTGTTCGCCAAGCGTCTGCGCAGGCAGGCCATCCCCGGCGAGTACGACCTGTCGTCGCTGCGCTGGGCGCTCTCCGGCGCAGAACAGGTCGACCCGCTCGACGTCGAGGATCTCTGCGACGCCGGCGCACCATTCGGTCTTCGGCCCGAAGCGATCATCCCTGCGTACGGGATGGCCGAGACCACGGTGGCGGTGTCGTTCTCCGAGTGCGGCGGCGGCATGGTCGTCGAGGAGGTCGACGCCGACCTGCTGGCGGTGCTGCACCGCGCGGTTCCAGCCACCAAGGGCCACACGCGGCGCCTGGTATCCCTCGGCAAGCCGCTGAAGGGCATCGAGGTGCGCATCGTCGACGAGGAGGATGCCGTCGTGTCGGCACGTGGGGTCGGCGTCATCGAGGTGCGGGGAGCCCCCGTCACCAAGGGCTACACGACCGTCGCGGGCTTCATCGGCGCCCAGAACGAGCAGGGCTGGTACGACACGGGCGACCTCGGCTACCTGACCGAGGACGGCGAGATCGTGGTCTGCGGCCGGCTCAAGGACGTCATCATCATGGCCGGCAAGAACATCTATCCGACCGACATCGAGCGCGCGGCAGTCCGCGTCGACGGTGTCCGCCCCGGGTGTGCCGTTGCCGTGCGCCTCAACGCCGGGCACAAGAGGGAGACGTTCGCCGTCGCCGTCGAGTCCGCCGCGTTCGACGACCACGACGAGGTCAGGCGCATCGAGCGCGAGGTCGCCCACCAGGTCTTCGCCGAGGTCGACGTGCGTCCACGCAACGTCGTGGTGCTCGAACCGGGCACCATCCCGAAGACCCCGTCGGGCAAGCTGCGCAGGGCACACGCGCTGTCGCTCGTCGACTGA
- a CDS encoding GAF and ANTAR domain-containing protein produces MADYDTQPGRDAPVDEAMTQERLDADEVDLRDGLAGVSAMVAGALGAGDTLDAVAKFAARAIPNVDGAGIALVEEHAGSGVRSTSATADFVTDIDAVQYDQFHEGPCLTAMESGRPSVSGSLGCDERWPRFGGRVARMGVHSALSLPLVVGDRVIGAINAYARRRAVFADHAVELGSLFAGPAAVAIHNARLLSDARDRTTRLQRALDSRAIIDQAIGIIRSRTGADGDEAFARLVHISQAENVKLHVVSQRLVDEAVRRARIRHQAS; encoded by the coding sequence TTGGCCGACTACGACACCCAACCAGGCCGCGACGCACCCGTCGACGAAGCCATGACCCAGGAACGCCTCGACGCCGACGAGGTCGACCTACGGGACGGCCTGGCGGGCGTTTCGGCGATGGTGGCCGGTGCGCTCGGCGCAGGCGACACACTCGACGCCGTGGCGAAGTTCGCCGCCCGTGCGATCCCGAACGTCGACGGTGCGGGCATCGCGCTGGTCGAGGAGCACGCGGGAAGTGGCGTGCGGAGCACCTCCGCGACGGCGGACTTCGTCACCGACATCGACGCCGTCCAGTACGACCAGTTCCACGAGGGACCGTGTCTTACCGCGATGGAGTCCGGGCGTCCGAGCGTGAGCGGTTCGCTCGGATGCGACGAACGCTGGCCACGCTTCGGCGGTCGCGTCGCGCGGATGGGTGTGCACTCCGCGCTGTCGCTACCCCTGGTCGTGGGCGACCGGGTCATCGGCGCGATCAACGCCTATGCGCGACGGCGCGCTGTCTTCGCCGATCATGCCGTCGAGCTGGGGTCACTGTTCGCCGGACCGGCAGCCGTCGCCATCCACAATGCGCGACTGCTGTCGGACGCGCGGGATCGCACGACCCGTCTGCAACGCGCGCTGGACAGTCGCGCGATCATCGACCAGGCCATCGGCATCATCCGTAGCCGGACCGGAGCCGACGGCGACGAGGCGTTCGCGCGCCTGGTCCACATCAGTCAGGCAGAGAACGTCAAGTTGCACGTCGTGTCGCAACGCCTGGTGGACGAAGCGGTGCGCCGGGCGCGGATCCGCCACCAGGCGTCGTGA
- a CDS encoding GAF and ANTAR domain-containing protein, with the protein MTEPSREIEVLAAVVTLVDSLLDDFDVVDLLTGLTERCSELLDVTAAGVLLADPRGRLRLVAATSEAARELELFQLQAEQGPCVDCYRSGQPVSVEDLASTGDRWPRFTAVALEAGFASGRAIPMRAAGMVLGALGLFGDRSGRLNNADLLVARTLAHVACVAVLQERAPTPATVGPPLQAALNRRIVVEQAKGFLRETLNVSVEEAFTLLRSYAREHGQHLSDVAETLMRDRDGRPALLSELTAMTAR; encoded by the coding sequence ATGACTGAACCCTCCCGCGAGATCGAGGTGCTCGCCGCCGTCGTCACGCTCGTCGACAGCCTGCTCGACGACTTCGACGTCGTCGACCTACTGACCGGTCTCACCGAGCGGTGTTCCGAGCTGCTCGACGTCACGGCTGCGGGAGTCCTGCTCGCCGACCCGAGGGGGCGACTGCGGTTGGTGGCGGCCACGTCGGAGGCGGCCCGGGAACTCGAGTTGTTTCAGCTGCAGGCGGAGCAGGGTCCGTGCGTGGACTGCTACCGAAGCGGCCAGCCGGTGTCGGTCGAAGACCTCGCCTCGACGGGGGACAGGTGGCCCCGGTTCACCGCCGTTGCGCTGGAGGCGGGCTTCGCCTCGGGGCGCGCGATCCCCATGCGGGCCGCAGGCATGGTGCTGGGAGCGCTGGGATTGTTCGGTGACCGGTCGGGGCGGCTGAACAACGCCGATCTCCTGGTGGCCAGGACGCTCGCGCACGTGGCGTGCGTCGCGGTGCTGCAGGAGCGCGCGCCGACGCCCGCCACGGTGGGGCCACCGCTGCAGGCGGCGTTGAACCGCCGCATCGTCGTGGAACAGGCCAAGGGGTTCCTCCGGGAGACGCTGAACGTATCCGTCGAGGAGGCGTTCACCCTGCTGCGCAGTTACGCGCGTGAGCATGGCCAACACCTCAGCGACGTTGCGGAGACGTTGATGCGCGACCGTGACGGCCGTCCAGCGCTGCTCAGCGAGCTCACCGCGATGACGGCGCGCTGA
- a CDS encoding GAF and ANTAR domain-containing protein yields MAFREQLSASIDGRRGETAANRLCQACVELFDVDAAAISLVFDGSNVGTLGHSGGPARDYDEVQFTIGEGPCLDSVTDRRPVLATDLADRREVRWPLYGPAMVELSIRGVFAMPVVIAGEYVGALDLFRSDPGHLSETQLAGAMLAGEMAALPMLDLMDSTLVAAATDPSTDAWAELNALSRVEVSQATGMLVAQLGVEPTEALVRLRAHAYAAGRGTTDVARDVLDRRLRFEADRTVDEDD; encoded by the coding sequence GTGGCCTTCCGCGAGCAACTCAGCGCCTCCATCGACGGTCGGCGCGGCGAGACCGCCGCGAACCGCCTGTGCCAAGCATGCGTGGAATTGTTCGACGTCGACGCGGCTGCCATATCCCTGGTGTTCGACGGGTCCAACGTCGGGACGCTGGGCCACAGCGGCGGTCCGGCGCGCGACTACGACGAAGTGCAGTTCACGATCGGCGAGGGGCCGTGCCTCGACTCCGTCACCGATCGGCGGCCCGTGCTGGCGACGGACCTGGCCGACCGACGCGAGGTGCGTTGGCCGCTGTACGGCCCGGCCATGGTCGAGCTGAGCATCCGCGGCGTGTTTGCGATGCCCGTCGTGATCGCCGGCGAGTACGTGGGAGCGCTCGACCTGTTCCGTTCCGACCCCGGCCACCTGAGCGAAACACAGCTCGCAGGGGCGATGCTGGCCGGTGAGATGGCGGCCCTTCCCATGCTGGATCTGATGGACAGCACCCTGGTGGCCGCCGCGACCGACCCCTCTACCGATGCCTGGGCCGAACTCAACGCGCTGAGCCGCGTGGAGGTGAGTCAGGCGACGGGCATGCTGGTGGCCCAACTCGGTGTCGAGCCGACTGAGGCGTTGGTACGCCTGCGGGCTCACGCCTACGCCGCAGGAAGGGGAACCACCGACGTGGCGCGCGACGTCCTCGACCGCCGATTGCGATTCGAAGCCGACCGAACGGTAGATGAAGATGACTGA
- a CDS encoding fatty acid desaturase family protein, translating to MAITDVAAYAHLTPADVDELGSRLDDLRSEIEASRGSRDANYIRRSILLQRTLDIAARLVIHTTRSRTGWALGTAALAVAKSIENMELGHNIGHGQWDWMNDPEIHSTTWEWDMVGPSSQWRYSHNFRHHVYTNVLDLDDDIGFGVLRVTRDEPWQPRNLIQPLHNLLLAVTFEWGIARHGLHSDQERATSTDEAAEYSRAFKHKAGKQMLKDYLYVPALSGRRWRRTLTANATANLLRNLWAYAVIFCGHFPDGAQKFTPEAVRDETRGEWYLRQMLGTANFDAGKVLAFTSGNLCYQIEHHLFPDLPSNRYASISKRVRSLCHEYDLPYNSESLVRQFLRAQRTILKLAVPDRFLSATSDDAPETASEQRFVAQPSAPGVGLRTALRHAAERKRAQRSSRRRRVASSLLVPVTFA from the coding sequence ATGGCAATCACTGACGTCGCCGCATACGCACACCTCACCCCGGCCGACGTCGACGAACTCGGCAGCCGTCTCGACGATCTGCGAAGCGAGATCGAGGCCTCCCGAGGATCTCGCGACGCAAACTACATCCGTCGGTCGATCCTCCTGCAGCGGACACTCGACATCGCCGCGCGCCTCGTCATCCACACGACGCGATCGCGCACCGGGTGGGCGCTTGGGACCGCGGCCCTAGCCGTGGCGAAGTCCATCGAGAACATGGAACTGGGCCACAACATCGGCCACGGCCAATGGGATTGGATGAACGATCCCGAAATCCACTCCACCACCTGGGAATGGGACATGGTGGGGCCGTCCTCGCAGTGGCGGTACTCGCACAACTTCCGCCACCACGTGTACACCAACGTGCTCGATCTCGACGACGACATCGGGTTCGGAGTCCTGCGCGTCACGCGTGACGAACCGTGGCAACCGCGCAACCTGATCCAGCCTCTGCACAACCTCCTGCTCGCAGTCACCTTCGAGTGGGGCATCGCCCGACACGGTCTGCACTCGGACCAAGAACGCGCCACGTCCACCGACGAGGCGGCCGAGTATTCCAGGGCGTTCAAGCACAAGGCCGGCAAGCAGATGCTCAAGGACTACCTCTACGTGCCCGCCCTGAGCGGCCGACGCTGGCGCCGGACGTTGACCGCGAACGCGACCGCCAACCTGTTGCGCAATCTGTGGGCGTACGCGGTGATCTTCTGCGGTCACTTCCCCGATGGCGCCCAGAAGTTCACCCCCGAGGCGGTCCGCGACGAGACGCGCGGTGAGTGGTATCTGCGGCAGATGCTCGGCACCGCCAACTTCGACGCCGGCAAGGTCTTGGCGTTCACGAGCGGCAACCTCTGCTACCAGATCGAACACCATCTGTTCCCCGACCTGCCGAGCAACCGGTACGCCTCGATCTCCAAGCGCGTGCGCAGTCTCTGCCACGAATACGACCTGCCGTACAACAGCGAGTCGCTGGTTCGACAGTTCCTCCGCGCCCAGCGCACGATCCTGAAGCTCGCCGTCCCGGACCGCTTCCTCTCCGCCACGTCCGACGATGCGCCCGAGACCGCATCCGAACAGCGGTTCGTCGCCCAGCCGTCGGCGCCCGGCGTGGGGCTGCGCACCGCTCTGCGGCACGCTGCCGAACGCAAGAGGGCGCAACGCAGTTCACGGCGGCGGCGCGTGGCGTCGAGCCTGCTGGTTCCCGTGACGTTTGCGTAG
- a CDS encoding manganese catalase family protein → MYLHTEQLINEIAVDEPDPAAANALQEGLGGQFGEMRTMMQYLFQSMNFRGDVASKPYKDLLQGVGTEEISHVELIGTTISRLLDGSPKYNGKKTDPVDAPGAKGATPLKIALDTSNIHHYLVGAQGALPVDAAGNPWSGSYVYNSGNLVLDLLYNLMLESTGRLQKCRIYEMTDNKTARSTIAYLIVRDQAHENAFAKALESLGVNWGSVLPIPKTNAEAFPEVKKLLDTGLQSVQFTFSADDKSQAAKLYRGASPSNDGTELSTAVMPEGVPITIAPERREEFSPGLDPELLALIQATAEVEIASNQ, encoded by the coding sequence ATGTACCTGCACACCGAGCAATTGATCAACGAAATCGCCGTCGACGAGCCCGACCCTGCCGCTGCGAACGCGTTGCAGGAAGGTCTGGGCGGTCAGTTCGGCGAGATGCGCACCATGATGCAGTACCTGTTCCAGAGCATGAACTTCCGTGGTGACGTCGCCTCCAAGCCCTACAAGGACCTGCTGCAGGGCGTCGGCACCGAGGAGATCAGCCACGTCGAGTTGATCGGCACCACGATCTCACGCCTGCTCGACGGTTCGCCGAAGTACAACGGCAAGAAGACCGATCCGGTCGACGCACCCGGCGCCAAGGGTGCGACGCCCTTGAAGATCGCGCTGGACACCAGCAACATCCACCACTACCTGGTCGGCGCCCAGGGCGCGCTGCCGGTCGACGCCGCGGGCAACCCGTGGTCGGGCTCGTACGTCTACAACAGCGGCAACCTCGTGCTCGACCTGCTGTACAACCTGATGCTGGAATCGACCGGCCGCCTGCAGAAGTGCCGCATCTACGAGATGACGGACAACAAGACTGCCCGCTCCACCATCGCGTATCTCATCGTGCGGGATCAGGCTCACGAGAACGCGTTCGCCAAGGCGCTCGAGAGCCTGGGCGTCAACTGGGGTTCGGTGCTGCCGATCCCGAAGACCAACGCCGAAGCGTTCCCCGAGGTCAAGAAGCTCCTCGACACCGGTCTGCAGAGCGTGCAGTTCACGTTCAGCGCCGACGACAAGAGCCAGGCCGCCAAGCTCTACCGCGGTGCGTCACCGTCCAACGACGGAACCGAACTCAGCACGGCCGTGATGCCCGAGGGCGTTCCGATCACGATCGCACCCGAGCGCCGCGAGGAGTTCTCCCCCGGTCTGGATCCCGAGCTGCTCGCCCTCATCCAGGCGACGGCCGAGGTCGAGATCGCGTCGAACCAGTAG